A section of the Microbacterium sp. MM2322 genome encodes:
- a CDS encoding GAF and ANTAR domain-containing protein — protein sequence MTDTRESRLVETFVTLTDNLVADFDVLDVLQTLVDRSVELFDAAAGAIHLLNSQGELEVAASTNERSEFIGLLQLNAGEGPCITAVTSGELVTSHDLAELTRGWPRFAAASLQRGYVGVHAIPLRLREEVIGSLNLFRETEGALNGIDARAAQALADVATISVLQQRSLQSATLASEQLQRALDTKVAIEQAKGYVARALDTDMDTAREILRRYARNNQMRLSDVAGAVAREEIDLDTLTGVDKS from the coding sequence TTGACTGACACCCGCGAGTCACGACTGGTCGAGACCTTCGTGACCCTGACCGACAACCTGGTCGCCGACTTCGACGTGCTGGATGTCCTGCAGACACTCGTCGACCGCTCGGTGGAGTTGTTCGACGCGGCCGCCGGGGCGATCCATCTGCTGAACTCGCAGGGAGAGCTCGAAGTAGCGGCATCCACCAACGAACGAAGTGAGTTCATCGGGCTCCTCCAGCTCAACGCCGGCGAAGGCCCCTGCATCACGGCCGTCACCTCGGGGGAACTGGTGACCTCGCACGATCTCGCCGAACTCACCCGCGGCTGGCCGCGCTTCGCGGCGGCATCCCTGCAGCGCGGATACGTCGGCGTCCACGCCATTCCGCTTCGTCTTCGCGAGGAGGTCATCGGATCGCTCAACCTGTTCCGCGAGACCGAAGGCGCGCTGAACGGGATCGATGCCCGCGCCGCTCAGGCGCTCGCCGACGTCGCGACGATCAGCGTGCTGCAGCAGCGCAGCCTGCAGAGTGCGACCCTCGCGTCGGAGCAGCTCCAACGCGCGCTCGACACCAAAGTGGCGATCGAACAGGCCAAGGGCTATGTCGCCCGCGCACTGGATACCGACATGGACACGGCCCGCGAGATCCTGCGCCGCTACGCGCGGAACAACCAGATGCGGCTCAGCGACGTCGCCGGCGCGGTCGCCCGCGAGGAGATCGATCTCGACACGCTCACCGGGGTCGACAAGTCCTGA